Proteins found in one Methanospirillum hungatei JF-1 genomic segment:
- a CDS encoding UPF0182 family membrane protein gives MRLRKLLIFIPAAVILLFFLLTDLLSDLFWYASVGYSPVFLTILITSAALFVIGTLLFFAFSYGNVILAARTGAGAFGVEKEIQYLGGIACAVAAGITGLSLSSSWEIILAFLDQTPFHISDPVFGLDISFYIFSLPFYTILIQYLLALFVFTLIISSVMYAAHRAGVRIDEYGVFQYIPGPFPFGLSWKDTVGRFLPQVNCLLFLIFTTLAAFLWLTRYSTLYTSKGTVIGAGYTDVTITIPALTILTVIAFLIGLLFLLNEKIKRSEMIAYGIGGFFIIAILSAGAGFLVQTLIVEPNEFNLERTYLGYNINSTLDGYNLANINARDFPVLYNLTETDIRNNNATISNIRLWDWRPMKTTLEQLQLFRTYYTFNDVDVDRYWLDGNYKQVHISAREMNSYNLPQQAQTWVNRHLVFTHGYGAVMSPVDRITTNGLPEFFVKDIPPSSPFPSLSLDHPQIYYGEGDIPYCITNTRTEEFDYPSGDENIYSLYDGNAGVELSLLPRLVYAIQLGSVELLVSGSLTPDSKLHLYRNILERTSKIAPFLTYDSDPYVVMSDGKLSWIIDAYTTSDRYPYSEPVRTGELSAKSMNYVRNSVKVIVDAYTGDIRYYIVDPDDPVIQTYAKMFPGLFRPVDDIPDDLRSHLRYPHGLFNIQAEIYGIYHMTDPRVFYNREDAWVIPDEIYRKTQQRFEPYYVIMKLPGEEREEFILMLPFTPRNKQNLIGWMAVRCDPDRYGEMIVYQFSKQELTYGPMQIEARIDQDTDISQSITLWSQAGSSVVRGNTLIIPVEQSLLYVEPLYLEATQKGTLPQLQRVIVSYGDKLTMQPTLNEALQVIFGGRQARQDITKRVEQPGDDQSSSILGQISGLYKQAQQALSSGSLGEYQQFVDRIGTLVSGY, from the coding sequence ATGCGACTTCGAAAACTTCTGATATTCATCCCGGCAGCAGTCATCCTGCTCTTTTTTCTGCTCACCGATCTGCTCTCCGATCTCTTCTGGTATGCGTCAGTTGGATACTCCCCTGTCTTCCTGACCATCCTGATCACATCGGCAGCCCTCTTTGTGATCGGAACACTGCTCTTTTTCGCGTTCAGTTATGGAAATGTCATCCTGGCCGCCCGCACCGGAGCAGGGGCATTCGGAGTGGAAAAAGAGATCCAGTATCTTGGAGGAATTGCTTGTGCTGTTGCAGCCGGTATTACCGGTCTCTCCCTCTCATCATCATGGGAGATTATTCTGGCATTTCTTGATCAGACACCTTTCCATATATCCGACCCGGTGTTTGGCCTGGATATCAGTTTCTACATCTTCTCGCTTCCGTTCTATACCATTTTGATCCAGTACCTCCTGGCCCTTTTTGTCTTTACTCTCATCATCTCTTCTGTCATGTATGCTGCTCATCGTGCAGGTGTCAGAATTGATGAGTACGGTGTATTCCAGTATATCCCCGGACCTTTTCCGTTCGGATTATCATGGAAAGATACGGTCGGGAGATTCCTTCCCCAGGTGAACTGCCTGTTATTTCTCATCTTCACCACCCTTGCAGCATTTCTCTGGCTTACCCGATATTCAACCTTGTATACCTCGAAAGGGACTGTAATCGGTGCAGGATATACCGATGTTACCATAACCATCCCTGCACTCACTATCCTGACCGTCATAGCCTTCCTTATCGGGCTTCTCTTCCTTTTGAATGAGAAGATAAAGCGTTCGGAGATGATAGCCTACGGAATAGGTGGATTTTTCATAATCGCTATTCTTTCAGCCGGGGCAGGATTTCTGGTTCAGACCCTCATCGTTGAACCGAATGAATTCAATCTTGAACGGACGTATCTTGGATACAATATCAACAGCACGCTTGACGGATACAATCTTGCAAATATCAATGCACGGGATTTTCCCGTTCTTTACAACCTCACTGAAACAGATATCAGGAATAATAATGCCACAATATCAAATATCCGTCTCTGGGACTGGAGGCCGATGAAAACGACCCTTGAACAACTCCAACTCTTCAGGACCTATTATACCTTCAATGACGTGGATGTGGACCGGTATTGGCTGGATGGCAATTATAAACAGGTGCATATCTCTGCCCGTGAGATGAACTCATACAATCTTCCACAGCAGGCACAGACCTGGGTGAATCGTCATCTTGTTTTTACCCACGGGTATGGGGCGGTTATGAGTCCGGTTGACCGGATAACGACCAATGGTCTTCCTGAATTTTTTGTTAAAGATATACCGCCATCATCTCCGTTCCCGTCCCTTTCCCTTGATCATCCACAGATCTACTATGGGGAAGGAGACATCCCTTATTGCATTACCAATACCCGGACTGAAGAGTTTGATTACCCATCCGGCGATGAAAACATCTATAGTTTGTATGACGGGAATGCAGGGGTCGAACTTTCGCTCCTTCCCCGGCTCGTGTATGCCATTCAGTTGGGATCAGTAGAGCTCCTTGTTTCCGGCTCTTTGACACCGGATAGTAAACTTCACCTGTATCGGAATATTCTGGAACGGACTTCTAAAATCGCTCCCTTCCTTACCTATGACTCTGATCCGTATGTCGTCATGAGTGATGGAAAATTATCCTGGATCATTGATGCCTATACCACATCTGATCGGTACCCCTATTCAGAACCGGTCAGAACGGGGGAATTATCTGCCAAATCCATGAATTATGTACGGAACAGTGTAAAAGTTATTGTTGATGCATATACCGGAGATATCAGGTATTATATCGTTGATCCTGATGATCCGGTCATTCAGACCTATGCAAAGATGTTCCCAGGTCTGTTCCGTCCGGTTGATGATATACCTGATGATCTCCGTTCCCATTTACGGTATCCACATGGATTATTTAACATTCAGGCAGAAATTTATGGAATATATCATATGACTGATCCCCGTGTCTTTTACAACCGGGAAGATGCCTGGGTTATTCCTGATGAGATCTATCGGAAAACGCAGCAGCGGTTTGAACCATACTATGTAATCATGAAATTGCCGGGTGAAGAGAGAGAGGAATTCATCCTGATGCTGCCTTTCACACCCCGAAATAAGCAGAATCTCATCGGATGGATGGCAGTGAGATGTGATCCTGACCGATATGGTGAGATGATAGTATACCAGTTCTCCAAGCAGGAGCTGACCTATGGGCCGATGCAGATTGAAGCGAGAATCGACCAGGATACCGATATTTCACAGAGTATTACGCTCTGGTCACAGGCAGGGTCATCCGTCGTCAGGGGGAATACCCTGATCATTCCGGTTGAGCAGTCCCTCCTCTATGTTGAACCCCTCTATCTTGAAGCGACTCAGAAGGGAACTCTTCCCCAGCTCCAGCGGGTTATTGTATCATACGGGGATAAGCTGACAATGCAGCCCACCCTGAATGAGGCTTTGCAGGTCATCTTTGGGGGAAGACAAGCCAGGCAGGATATCACCAAACGAGTGGAACAACCGGGTGATGATCAGTCATCCTCGATTCTCGGGCAGATATCTGGACTGTACAAGCAGGCACAGCAGGCATTGAGTTCAGGAAGTCTGGGAGAATATCAGCAGTTTGTTGACCGGATTGGGACCCTGGTTTCAGGATACTGA
- the htpX gene encoding zinc metalloprotease HtpX, with amino-acid sequence MKWKRDAGLTGRIFLTWALLLLVYLVFMGILMALGLPSGFIILIAVVMGLVQYFFSDKLVLMTTGSKIVEYDEAPDLHRTIEKLCQEADLPKPRIAVMHSPMPNAFATGRSPNHAVVAVTDSIMQTLNRDELEAVLAHELSHVKNRDILTMTVASFVAMIASMIMNNFLFASIFSNREQGGAWIIAGIVAAVVWVIATLLMMALSRYREFAADRGAAYITNNPDALISALQKISGKMERLPTQAKVQAEGANAFYIIPALSGKTLAGLFSTHPALEKRIENLEKVRAEIRGY; translated from the coding sequence ATGAAGTGGAAACGTGATGCAGGCCTGACAGGACGAATTTTCCTGACCTGGGCACTGCTCTTACTCGTGTATCTTGTGTTCATGGGTATCCTGATGGCCCTGGGACTTCCGTCCGGATTTATTATCCTGATTGCAGTCGTCATGGGTCTTGTTCAGTATTTCTTCTCCGACAAGCTGGTGCTCATGACCACCGGTTCAAAGATTGTTGAATATGATGAAGCACCGGACCTTCACCGCACTATTGAGAAGTTATGCCAGGAAGCAGATCTTCCAAAGCCACGGATAGCTGTCATGCACTCCCCGATGCCAAATGCATTTGCAACCGGCAGAAGCCCGAATCATGCCGTGGTGGCAGTGACGGATTCCATCATGCAGACCTTAAACCGCGATGAACTTGAGGCGGTCCTGGCACATGAACTCTCTCATGTAAAAAACCGTGATATCCTGACCATGACGGTTGCCAGCTTTGTTGCCATGATTGCATCCATGATCATGAACAATTTCCTGTTCGCATCAATATTCAGTAACCGGGAACAGGGAGGAGCATGGATCATTGCAGGTATTGTTGCAGCAGTGGTATGGGTTATTGCAACGCTTTTGATGATGGCACTCTCCAGGTACCGGGAATTTGCAGCCGACCGGGGAGCCGCATATATTACCAATAATCCCGATGCCCTGATCTCAGCTCTTCAGAAGATCAGCGGTAAGATGGAACGTCTGCCAACACAGGCAAAAGTTCAGGCAGAAGGAGCAAATGCATTTTACATCATCCCCGCTCTGTCTGGAAAAACTCTTGCAGGGCTCTTCTCAACTCACCCGGCTCTTGAGAAGCGGATTGAAAACCTTGAAAAAGTCAGGGCAGAAATTCGCGGATATTAA
- a CDS encoding TIGR00725 family protein encodes MGDGTRNTGKQVAVIGGSHAGEQDLIHAERVGVLLAHKGIVLLSGGRGGVMEASCRGASNAGGMVVGIVPGSEGNSYLSAIVKTRMDHARNVILVGSADAVIAIGGEYGTLSEIAFALKSGIPVYGISTWDIPGVIPCENPDEAVHRAIIDP; translated from the coding sequence ATGGGTGACGGGACAAGAAATACTGGAAAACAGGTCGCTGTAATCGGAGGATCCCATGCAGGAGAGCAGGACCTGATCCATGCAGAACGGGTCGGTGTGCTTCTTGCACACAAAGGAATTGTTCTTCTTTCCGGAGGAAGGGGTGGAGTTATGGAGGCCTCATGTCGTGGTGCTTCCAATGCAGGAGGCATGGTGGTCGGGATTGTTCCCGGTTCAGAAGGCAATTCCTATCTATCGGCAATAGTAAAAACCCGGATGGATCATGCTCGCAATGTCATCCTTGTTGGATCAGCTGATGCGGTTATCGCCATTGGTGGAGAATATGGGACACTATCGGAGATTGCTTTTGCTCTCAAATCAGGGATCCCGGTATATGGAATTTCAACCTGGGATATTCCCGGAGTGATACCCTGCGAAAACCCTGATGAAGCAGTGCATCGGGCGATAATTGATCCCTGA
- a CDS encoding response regulator: MNTIQGDEGFTRSDKSGYGGGSLLVSVLYVDDEEDLCIASSLFLTRKGFSVTTCSSAKEALDSLSQTRYDVIVSDYMMPGMDGISLLTEVRKNHGDIPFILFTGKGDEEVVIHAIEQKADYYVRKGNDPITVFSDLAYTIDKVVERYKTKKDLFESEEKYRFLVTHALEPILIVDLYGRLLFANNAAAQMIEVADIPGNLGRNVMEFISPESHEAVIRDFSEVAQGHDSYIAEYEAVTSHGRPVTVESIGKLIQYEDKPAILLSLRDVTDRKQIEKSLRKASRQINLMNSITRHDILNKVTIILGAIEIAEMECSDPTISHYFKTLEAATTAIQKQIEFTRLYQDLGIHEPAWQSPAMIIKGLQIPEGLTLDVTLEDISVFADPMLEKVFFNLLDNSLRHGGTISHILVSGTRHPDGYTISWEDNGTGVRDDEKEAIFERGHGKHTGLGLFLVREILALTGISITETGTEGKGARFDISIPNGIYADAIASPVIV; the protein is encoded by the coding sequence GTGAACACGATACAGGGGGATGAAGGGTTCACCAGGTCGGATAAAAGTGGATACGGTGGGGGGAGTCTTTTGGTTTCGGTATTATATGTAGATGACGAAGAGGATCTCTGTATTGCCTCATCTCTTTTTCTGACCCGGAAGGGGTTTTCTGTAACAACCTGTTCTTCAGCAAAAGAAGCATTGGATTCTCTTTCACAGACCCGATATGATGTCATCGTTTCCGATTACATGATGCCGGGAATGGATGGTATCTCTCTCCTTACCGAAGTCAGAAAGAACCATGGGGATATCCCTTTTATTCTCTTCACCGGAAAGGGTGATGAGGAGGTTGTGATCCATGCCATTGAGCAGAAAGCGGATTATTACGTCAGGAAAGGGAATGATCCAATAACGGTTTTTTCTGACCTGGCCTATACCATTGATAAGGTCGTCGAACGGTACAAAACAAAAAAAGACCTTTTTGAGAGTGAGGAGAAATACCGGTTCCTGGTGACCCATGCCTTAGAGCCCATACTCATTGTTGATCTGTACGGAAGGCTTCTCTTTGCGAATAATGCTGCTGCACAGATGATTGAAGTGGCAGATATCCCTGGCAATCTCGGCCGGAATGTCATGGAATTTATCTCTCCTGAATCACATGAAGCGGTCATTCGTGATTTTTCTGAAGTTGCACAGGGGCATGATTCCTATATTGCCGAATATGAAGCGGTTACGTCTCATGGCCGGCCTGTCACGGTAGAGAGTATTGGAAAACTGATTCAATATGAGGATAAGCCTGCAATCCTTCTCTCACTTCGTGATGTTACTGACCGGAAACAGATAGAAAAATCCCTGCGGAAGGCATCACGGCAGATAAATCTCATGAACAGCATCACCAGGCATGATATTCTGAACAAGGTTACCATCATACTGGGTGCAATTGAGATTGCAGAGATGGAATGCAGTGATCCCACAATTTCCCATTACTTCAAAACCCTTGAAGCTGCCACAACTGCAATACAAAAGCAGATTGAATTTACCCGTCTCTACCAGGATCTGGGAATCCATGAACCTGCCTGGCAATCCCCGGCCATGATCATAAAGGGGCTGCAGATTCCCGAGGGCCTGACATTGGATGTTACTCTGGAAGATATTTCTGTTTTTGCTGATCCGATGCTGGAAAAAGTCTTTTTCAACCTCCTTGATAATTCCCTTCGTCATGGGGGAACAATATCTCATATTCTGGTTTCTGGAACCAGGCATCCTGACGGGTACACTATTTCGTGGGAGGATAACGGGACCGGTGTCAGGGATGATGAGAAAGAGGCAATATTTGAACGTGGACATGGGAAACACACAGGTCTTGGACTCTTTCTTGTCAGGGAGATCCTTGCTTTAACCGGGATATCAATTACCGAGACGGGAACAGAAGGGAAAGGTGCCAGGTTTGATATCAGTATTCCAAACGGGATCTATGCAGATGCGATTGCATCACCGGTTATAGTATAG
- a CDS encoding YqhA family protein — MIKKILSTDKESFECKILNPIEYWLWKFRYVSFLAVIFCAIASVALFVMGTLEIIHPVKEILLSIAGVATEHASLENEEILKGFIGALDLYLIAVFFLIFSFGLYELIISKIDVARDACDDVEHPLLQITSLDELKSKIIKVIIIILMVAFFKNVISMKMIAVSDALLLALAILALCIGSYFLTKEH, encoded by the coding sequence ATGATCAAGAAGATTTTATCAACCGATAAAGAATCATTTGAATGTAAAATTCTCAATCCGATTGAGTACTGGCTTTGGAAATTCCGGTATGTATCATTTCTTGCAGTCATATTTTGTGCCATTGCGTCAGTGGCCCTGTTTGTCATGGGCACTCTGGAGATCATCCACCCGGTTAAGGAAATATTGCTGAGTATTGCGGGTGTTGCAACAGAACATGCAAGTCTTGAAAATGAAGAGATACTGAAAGGCTTTATCGGTGCACTTGATCTGTACCTGATTGCAGTATTCTTCCTAATCTTCAGTTTCGGTTTATACGAGCTGATTATTTCGAAGATAGATGTTGCACGTGATGCATGCGATGACGTCGAGCACCCGCTTCTTCAGATTACGTCACTGGATGAACTGAAAAGTAAAATCATCAAAGTTATCATCATCATCCTGATGGTTGCATTCTTCAAGAATGTCATATCAATGAAGATGATTGCAGTCAGTGATGCCCTGCTCCTTGCACTCGCGATACTTGCCCTCTGTATCGGGTCATACTTCCTGACAAAAGAACATTAA
- the rbr gene encoding rubrerythrin: MELKGSQTEKNLLAAFAGESQARMRYNYFASVAKKEGYEQISAIFTETADNEKEHAKLFFKLLPGGDAEITASYPSGMIKTTPENLKAAADGESHEWGALYPGFAETAEKEGFKEIAETFRHIAKVEVSHEQRFRKLLAAVEQGTVFKRNTPTRWKCRNCGYVHEGSEAPNPCPVCAHAQAHFELWCDNY; the protein is encoded by the coding sequence ATGGAGTTAAAAGGAAGCCAGACCGAAAAGAATCTCCTTGCAGCATTTGCAGGGGAATCCCAGGCCCGGATGCGATACAACTACTTTGCAAGTGTTGCTAAGAAGGAAGGATATGAACAGATATCTGCAATCTTCACCGAAACTGCAGATAATGAGAAGGAACATGCAAAGCTCTTCTTTAAACTTCTGCCTGGTGGAGATGCAGAAATAACTGCATCCTATCCGTCAGGAATGATAAAAACAACCCCGGAGAACCTTAAGGCCGCAGCAGATGGTGAGAGCCATGAGTGGGGGGCCCTCTATCCCGGATTTGCAGAAACTGCAGAAAAGGAAGGCTTTAAGGAAATTGCAGAGACATTCCGTCACATCGCGAAAGTGGAAGTATCTCATGAGCAACGGTTCCGCAAACTCCTTGCAGCGGTTGAGCAGGGAACCGTGTTTAAGCGGAACACTCCCACCAGGTGGAAATGCAGAAACTGTGGGTATGTCCATGAAGGATCAGAAGCACCAAATCCCTGCCCGGTTTGTGCACATGCACAGGCACACTTTGAACTCTGGTGCGATAACTATTAA
- a CDS encoding metal-dependent transcriptional regulator: MAEEKVTRRNEDLLEVIFEISEEKGYAKSRDIAQALHITPATVTDGFKRLQDAGLVNYEPYGGVTLTDEGRCIAERTIQSHTILRTLLELIGADGTVADHDACIMEHGLSPESYGKLLGVVEFIEECCTDPALKKRFEKIVLKKS, from the coding sequence ATGGCTGAAGAGAAAGTAACGAGACGGAACGAGGATCTCCTGGAAGTGATCTTTGAAATCTCCGAAGAGAAAGGATATGCAAAATCACGGGACATCGCCCAGGCATTACATATCACCCCTGCCACCGTTACCGACGGATTCAAGCGGTTACAGGATGCAGGACTGGTGAATTACGAGCCATACGGGGGAGTGACCCTGACTGATGAAGGGCGGTGTATTGCAGAGAGAACCATACAATCTCACACCATACTTCGCACGCTTCTTGAACTAATAGGGGCAGATGGAACCGTTGCAGACCATGATGCCTGTATCATGGAACATGGATTATCACCGGAATCGTATGGTAAGCTCCTGGGAGTAGTCGAATTTATTGAGGAATGCTGCACAGATCCTGCCCTGAAAAAGCGTTTTGAAAAAATAGTTCTGAAAAAAAGCTGA